The following proteins are encoded in a genomic region of Oncorhynchus gorbuscha isolate QuinsamMale2020 ecotype Even-year linkage group LG11, OgorEven_v1.0, whole genome shotgun sequence:
- the fktn gene encoding fukutin produces MLRFNKTAVLALLIATSSVFLLFQLYHYRQHVSQNGPHMFGRTVHLSGKDTQWQVLKKFMGLVHKYNMPVFLVDTASLGLLSQDSMLLRDSLVKEPHCAFLCTNRDVLTFALLNNLWKYDAGLVAAAEEKGFELLEVRGKDPRLVSMDDLSGNDIPLHFLFRLQGYVVHVVVLYERSGNYLWHGVLRLKPNMDRKFAPFRRLDYGRNAGAYDRPELVLTTVDGLDVRIPRNISGFLTEYSQARFLECRYRDARSFFQLYPDDTSPEAMNFRMKAKALLHLAARILTELRVPFWLSSGTCLGWFRQCGIIPYSKDVDLGIWIKDYRHDISQAFQKAGLPLKHKFGKVEDSLELSFQGLDVKLDIFFFYEETDIVWNGGTQAKSGKKFKYVFPKFTLCWTELMDLKVRVPCETVDYVSANYGPTWNTPVKTWDWKSSPPNVQDNGVWPVREWVEVIQVY; encoded by the exons ATGCTTCGCTTTAACAAAACAGCGGTTCTGGCCCTCCTCATCGCTACCAGCtctgttttcctcctcttccAGCTCTATCACTACAGACAGCATGTCTCTCAG AATGGACCACATATGTTTGGAAGGACAGTTCACCTGTCAGGAAAGGACACTCAGTGG CAGGTGTTGAAGAAGTTCATGGGTCTGGTCCATAAGTACAACATGCCAGTGTTCCTGGTGGACACAGCCTCCCTCGGCCTCCTGTCTCAGGACTCTATGCTGCTGAGAGACAGCCTGGTTAAAGAACCACACTGTGCTTTCCTCTGCACTAACAGAGACGTCCTCACCTTCGCTCTGCTCAACAACCTTTGGAAATACGAC GCTGGTTTGGTGGCAGCGGCTGAAGAGAAGGGCTTTGAACTGTTGGAGGTGCGAGGGAAAGACCCTCGATTGGTCAGCATGGACGACCTATCAGGAAACGACATACCCCTCCACTTCCTGTTCCGTCTCCAAGGTTACGTGGTCCATGTGGTGGTCCTGTACGAGCGCAGCGGGAACTACCTGTGGCATGGCGTCCTGCGACTCAAACCAAACATGGACAGAAAGTTCGCCCCCTTCAGAAGGCTGGACTATGGCCGTAACGCCGGAGCCTATGACAG GCCAGAGCTGGTACTGACCACGGTGGACGGGCTGGATGTCCGGATCCCCAGGAACATCTCTGGATTCCTGACTGAATATTCCCAGGCTCGTTTTCTGGAGTGTAGATACAGGGATGCACGCTCCTTCTTCCAG CTGTACCCTGATGACACGTCTCCTGAGGCAATGAACTTCAGGATGAAGGCTAAGGCTCTGCTCCACCTAGCTGCCAGGATCCTCACTGAGCTCCGAGTCCCCTTCTGGCTAAGTAGTGGTACCTGCCTGG GTTGGTTTCGGCAGTGTGGCATCATTCCCTACAGTAAAGATGTGGACCTGGGCATCTGGATTAAAGACTACAGACATGATATCTCTCAAGCTTTTCAAAAGGCTGGCCTTCCGTTGAAGCACAAGTTCGGAAAG gtGGAGGATAGCCTGGAACTGTCCTTCCAAGGCCTGGATGTTAAACTGGACATTTTCTTCTTCTATGAGGAAACTGACATTGTGTGGAACGGAGGAACCCAAGCTAAGAGTGGGAAGAAATTCAA GTATGTGTTCCCCAAGTTTACTCTCTGCTGGACTGAGCTGATGGACCTGAAGGTGCGTGTCCCCTGCGAGACTGTAGACTATGTATCAGCTAACTATGGGCCTACCTGGAACACACCTGTAAAGACCTGGGACTGGAAGAGCTCTCCGCCCAACGTGCAGGACAACGGGGTGTGGCCTGTCAGGGAGTGGGTTGAGGTCATCCAGGTCTATTGA